From Actinoplanes oblitus, a single genomic window includes:
- the kstR gene encoding cholesterol catabolism transcriptional regulator KstR, with translation MATPRTNTSIGAARSTLDAEQGSAAQRDRRRRILEATLQLASKGGYDAVQMRTVAERAEVALGTLYRYFPSKIHLLVSALALELEKTREKLDRKPIPGDTAHERMQFVLSRVTRAMQREPQLTEAMTRAFMFADPSASAEVNAVARLMEDMFTRAVHDGEPTADDRAIARVIGDVWLSNLVAWVTRRASANDVINHLELASRLLLR, from the coding sequence ATGGCAACACCGAGAACGAATACCAGTATTGGCGCCGCGCGCAGCACCCTCGACGCCGAGCAGGGCTCCGCCGCACAGCGCGACCGGCGCCGCCGGATCCTCGAGGCCACGCTGCAGCTGGCGTCGAAAGGCGGCTACGACGCGGTGCAGATGCGCACCGTCGCGGAGCGCGCCGAGGTCGCCCTGGGCACGCTGTACCGCTACTTCCCGTCGAAAATCCACCTGCTGGTGTCGGCGCTGGCCCTGGAGCTGGAGAAGACCCGGGAGAAACTGGACCGCAAGCCGATCCCCGGCGACACCGCCCACGAGCGCATGCAGTTCGTGCTGAGCCGGGTGACCCGGGCGATGCAGCGCGAGCCGCAGCTCACCGAGGCGATGACCCGGGCCTTCATGTTCGCCGATCCGTCGGCGAGCGCCGAGGTCAACGCGGTCGCCCGGCTGATGGAGGACATGTTCACCCGGGCCGTGCACGACGGCGAGCCGACCGCCGACGACCGGGCGATCGCCCGGGTCATCGGCGACGTGTGGCTGTCCAACCTGGTGGCCTGGGTGACCCGCCGTGCCTCGGCGAACGATGTGATCAACCACCTGGAACTGGCGAGCCGCCTGCTGCTGCGCTGA
- a CDS encoding dienelactone hydrolase family protein — MTHVALFHSVYGRRPAVLAAAERLRAAGHLVVAPDLYAGQVATSMEEGFALSDRIGWEVIMRRAHDAVRDLPGDTVLAGFSMGVGVVAGLLPHRRCTAGLLLLHGLGGDPASVRSGLPVHLHIAGQDDLFPPGAVRAWRSAMADAGAAVRVHTYPGAGHLFTDPDTPDYDEPATKLVWRRTSAFLESL; from the coding sequence GTGACTCACGTCGCCCTGTTCCACTCCGTTTACGGCCGGCGTCCCGCTGTACTCGCCGCCGCCGAGCGACTGCGAGCCGCTGGGCACCTCGTTGTCGCCCCGGACCTGTATGCGGGTCAGGTGGCCACCTCGATGGAGGAAGGGTTCGCGCTGAGCGACCGGATCGGCTGGGAAGTCATCATGCGGCGCGCCCATGATGCCGTACGCGACCTGCCCGGCGACACGGTCCTGGCCGGATTCTCCATGGGCGTGGGCGTCGTGGCCGGTCTGCTCCCTCACCGCCGGTGCACCGCCGGGCTGCTGCTCCTTCATGGCCTCGGAGGTGACCCAGCGTCGGTCCGTAGCGGCTTACCGGTGCACTTGCACATCGCCGGCCAGGACGACCTGTTCCCACCCGGCGCCGTGCGCGCGTGGCGCAGCGCGATGGCCGATGCGGGCGCGGCCGTGCGGGTTCACACGTACCCGGGTGCCGGGCATCTGTTCACCGACCCCGACACCCCTGACTACGACGAGCCTGCGACGAAACTCGTCTGGCGGCGTACGTCGGCCTTCCTCGAATCTCTTTGA
- a CDS encoding type II toxin-antitoxin system Rv0910 family toxin gives MAKVTVEADAKADPQRVWDVVADLSRVAEWNTMHEGFTGEVPSHLGEGTEYRQRVKLMGMPAEMAWRVVTAAAPTRLEQNGDGPMGVKAKNLIVIEKAEGGSHITYEMEFIGPALKGPMAGMLEKQAGAAGQQALAKLVALAE, from the coding sequence ATGGCCAAGGTGACAGTTGAGGCCGATGCCAAGGCGGATCCGCAGCGAGTGTGGGACGTCGTGGCGGACCTGTCGCGGGTCGCGGAATGGAACACGATGCACGAGGGGTTCACCGGCGAGGTGCCGTCGCACCTCGGCGAGGGCACCGAGTACCGGCAACGGGTGAAACTGATGGGCATGCCCGCCGAGATGGCGTGGCGAGTAGTCACGGCGGCGGCGCCGACCCGGCTGGAGCAGAACGGCGACGGGCCGATGGGCGTCAAGGCGAAGAACCTCATCGTGATCGAGAAGGCCGAGGGTGGCTCGCACATCACCTACGAGATGGAGTTCATCGGCCCGGCGCTGAAGGGCCCGATGGCCGGCATGCTGGAGAAGCAGGCCGGCGCCGCGGGTCAGCAGGCCCTGGCGAAACTGGTGGCACTGGCCGAGTGA
- a CDS encoding PaaI family thioesterase, with product MDGHAVTDDGTGLTHRREAITELGDALRALVEQATVTEAPTGDLLRAAAGIRDVIDRLGGRTRDPAALPRADDLLGGIRLYNPVTGGGSALAPPLRVEVLGGTAIGRCTLGMAFEGPPRFAHGGVSAMLLDQLLGHTVVAAGRPGMTVRLDTAYHAPVPLLTPLLLTAEVREVDGRRVTATGTIATEAEPGTLLVTATGTFVGLRADQTRRLFGPVLRPQP from the coding sequence ATGGACGGACACGCGGTGACCGACGACGGAACCGGCCTGACCCATCGACGCGAGGCCATCACCGAGCTGGGCGACGCGCTGCGGGCGCTGGTCGAGCAGGCCACCGTCACCGAGGCGCCGACCGGCGATCTGCTCCGGGCCGCCGCCGGCATCCGCGACGTGATCGACCGGCTCGGCGGGCGGACACGCGACCCGGCCGCCCTGCCCCGGGCCGACGACCTGCTCGGCGGCATCCGGTTGTACAACCCGGTCACCGGCGGCGGCAGCGCCCTCGCGCCGCCGCTGCGCGTCGAGGTGCTGGGCGGGACGGCGATCGGCAGGTGCACGCTCGGCATGGCCTTCGAGGGGCCGCCGAGGTTCGCGCACGGCGGCGTCAGCGCGATGCTGCTCGACCAGTTGCTCGGGCACACCGTGGTCGCCGCCGGCCGGCCCGGGATGACGGTGCGGCTGGACACCGCCTATCACGCGCCGGTCCCGCTGCTGACCCCACTGCTGCTGACCGCCGAGGTGCGTGAGGTGGACGGCCGCCGGGTGACCGCGACCGGCACCATCGCGACCGAGGCCGAGCCGGGCACCCTCCTGGTCACCGCCACCGGCACCTTCGTCGGCCTGCGCGCCGACCAGACCCGCCGCCTGTTCGGCCCGGTCCTGCGCCCCCAGCCGTAG